From one Suricata suricatta isolate VVHF042 chromosome 8, meerkat_22Aug2017_6uvM2_HiC, whole genome shotgun sequence genomic stretch:
- the PLK1 gene encoding serine/threonine-protein kinase PLK1, translating to MSAAATAGKLARAPADPGKAGGLGVAAPGAPAAAPPAKEIPEVLVDPRSRRRYLRGRFLGKGGFAKCFEISDADTKEVFAGKIVPKSLLLKPHQKEKMSMEISIHRSLAHQHIVGFHGFFEDNDFVFVVLELCRRRSLLELHKRRKALTEPEARYYLRQIVLGCQYLHRNRVIHRDLKLGNLFLNEDLEVKIGDFGLATKVEYDGERKKTLCGTPNYIAPEVLSKKGHSFEVDVWSIGCIMYTLLVGKPPFETSCLKETYLRIKKNDYSIPKHINPVAASLIQKMLQTDPSARPTIHELLNDEFFTSGYIPARLPITCLTIAPRFSIAPSSLDPSNRKPLTVLNKGMENPVPERPREKEEPVVRETNEAVDCHLGDMLQQLHSVNASKPSERGLVRQEEAEDPACIPIFWVSKWVDYSDKYGLGYQLCDNSVGVLFNDSTRLILYNDGDSLQYIERDGTESYLTVSSHPNSLMKKITLLKYFRNYMSEHLLKAGANITPREGDELARLPYLRTWFRTRSAIILHLSNGSVQINFFQDHTKLILCPLMAAVTYIDEKRDFRTYRLSLLEEYGCSKELASRLRYARTMVDKLLSSRSAANRLKASS from the exons ATGAGCGCGGCGGCAACTGCAGGGAAGCTGGCGCGGGCACCAGCCGACCCAGGGAAAGCCGGGGGCCTCGGAGTTGCAGCTCCCGGAGCTCCAGCGGCCGCTCCGCCGGCTAAAGAGATCCCGGAGGTCCTAGTGGACCCGCGCAGCCGGCGGCGCTACCTGCGGGGACGCTTTCTGGGGAAGGGCGGTTTTGCTAAGTGCTTCGAGATCTCGGACGCCGACACTAAGGAGGTGTTTGCCGGCAAAATCGTGCCTAAGTCGCTGCTGCTCAAGCCGCACCAAAAGGAGAAGATGTCCATGGAGATATCCATTCACCGCAGCCTCGCCCACCAGCACATCGTAGGCTTCCACGGCTTTTTCGAGGACAACGACTTCGTGTTCGTGGTGTTGGAGCTCTGCCGCCGGAGA TCTCTCCTGGAGCTGCACAAGCGGAGGAAAGCACTGACGGAGCCCGAAGCCCGCTACTATCTTCGGCAGATCGTCCTTGGTTGCCAGTACCTGCACCGAAACCGGGTCATTCACCGGGACCTCAAGCTAGGCAACCTTTTCCTGAACGAGGATCTGGAGGTGAAAATAG gGGATTTTGGACTGGCAACCAAAGTGGAATATGACGGGGAACGCAAGAAGACCCTGTGCGGGACTCCTAATTACATAGCTCCTGAGGTGCTGAGCAAGAAAGGGCACAGTTTCGAGGTGGACGTGTGGTCCATTGGGTGCATCAT GTATACCTTGCTAGTGGGCAAGCCACCTTTTGAGACCTCTTGCCTAAAAGAGACCTACCTCCGGATCAAGAAAAATGACTACAGTATTCCCAAG caCATCAACCCTGTGGCCGCCTCCCTCATCCAGAAGATGCTTCAAACAGATCCTTCCGCCCGCCCAACCATTCACGAGTTGCTCAATGACGAGTTTTTTACTTCTGGCTATATCCCCGCCCGGCTCCCCATCACCTGCCTCACCATTGCACCCCGGTTTTCAATCGCTCCCAGCAGTCTGGACCCCAGCAACCGGAAGCCTCTCACGGTCCTCAATAAAG GCATGGAGAACCCCGTGCCCGAGCGGCCCCGGGAGAAAGAGGAACCAGTGGTCCGGGAGACCAACGAGGCAGTTGACTGCCACCTGGGCGACATGCTGCAACAGCTACACAGCGTCAATGCCTCCAAGCCCTCAGAGCGGGGGCTGGTGAGGCAAG AGGAGGCTGAGGATCCCGCCTGCATCCCCATCTTCTGGGTCAGCAAATGGGTGGACTATTCAGACAAGTATGGCCTTG GGTACCAGCTGTGTGACAATAGTGTGGGGGTGCTCTTCAACGACTCAACGCGCCTGATCCTCTACAATGACGGCGACAGCCTGCAGTACATAGAGCGCGATGGCACAGAGTCCTACCTCACCGTGAGCTCCCATCCCAACTCCCTGATGAAGAAG ATCACCCTCCTGAAGTACTTCCGGAACTACATGAGCGAACACTTGCTAAAGGCGGGTGCCAACATCACGCCCCGGGAAGGCGATGAGCTCGCCCGGCTTCCCTACCTGCGCACCTGGTTCCGCACCCGCAGCGCCATCATCCTGCACCTCAGCAACGGCTCTGTGCAGATCAACTTCTTCCAG GACCACACCAAACTCATCCTGTGCCCGCTGATGGCAGCGGTGACCTACATCGATGAGAAGCGGGACTTCCGCACCTACCGCCTGAGCCTGCTGGAGGAGTACGGCTGCTCCAAGGAGCTGGCCAGCCGGCTGCGCTACGCCCGCACCATGGTGGACAAGCTGCTGAGCTCCCGCTCGGCCGCCAACCGTCTCAAGGCCTCCTCGTAG
- the ERN2 gene encoding serine/threonine-protein kinase/endoribonuclease IRE2 yields MASGAQRGGLWPLLRLGLLLQLTDLLQTQVQSFRPESLLLVSTLDGSLHALSKQTGDLKWTLKDDPIIQGPMYVTETAFLSDPADGSLYILGTQKQQGLMRLPFTIPELVHASPCRSSDGVFYTGRKQDAWFVVDPESGETQMTLTTEGPSTPRLYIGRTQYTVTMHDPKSPALRWNTTYRRYSAAPMDGLPGKYMSHLASCGMGLLLTVDPGSGAVLWTQDLGMPVMGIYTWHQDSLRQLPHLTLARDTLHFLALRWGHIRLPASGAQDTATYFSALDTQLLMTLYVGKDEAGFYVSKALVHTGVALVPRGLTLAPTDGPTTDEVTLQVSGEREGSPSTAVRYPSGSVALPSQWLLIGHHELPPVLHTTMLRVHPTTRSGGVENRLSESTQAPVLFPELLSLGREKAWNPEIHPEEKTPDLYSGLGPQDLLTASLTAVLLGGWIIFLMRQQRLVEKQQQTLPPPADPPHIAQSAQPQPSGATPQGQKSLQSPSEQAQAAEDPEAEQLIVVGKISFNPKDVLGRGAGGTFVFRGQLEGRAVAVKRLLRECFGLVRREVQLLQESDRHPNVLRYFCTERGPQFHYIALELCQASLQEYVENPELERWSLEPGEALQQLMSGLAHLHSLHIVHRDLKPTNVLIAGPDGPQGRGRVVLSDFGLCKKLPAGRCSFSLRSGIPGTEGWMAPELLQLLPPDSPTSAVDIFSAGCVFYYVLSGGSHPFGESLYRQANILAGAPRLAHLEEETHDKVVARNLVEAMLSPLPQARPSAHQVLAHPFFWSRAKELQFFQDVSDWLEKEPEQGPLVMALEAGGPTVVRCNWHTHISVPLQTDLRRFRTYKGTSVRDLLRAMRNKKHHYRELPAEARQALGRIPDSFVQYFTARFPRLLLHTYGAMRSCASESLFLPYYPLASRPRELGPAAGGS; encoded by the exons ATGGCGAGTGGGGCCCAGAGGGGCGGCCTTTGGCCCCTGCTCCGCCTCGGGCTCCTGCTCCAGCTCACCGACCTGCTCCAAACGCAG GTTCAGAGCTTCAGGCCAGAGAGCCTCCTGCTAGTGTCCACCCTGGATGGAAGTCTTCACGCACTGAGCAAGCAGACAGGGGACTTGAAGTGGACGCTGAAGGATG ATCCCATCATCCAAGGGCCCATGTATGTCACCGA GACCGCATTTCTCTCAGACCCAGCCGATGGCAGCCTGTACATCTTGGGGACCCAGAAACAGCAGGGATTAATG AGGCTGCCGTTTACCATCCCCGAGCTGGTTCATGCCTCCCCGTGTCGCAGCTCTGATGGTGTCTTCTACACGG GCCGGAAGCAGGATGCCTGGTTTGTGGTGGACCCTGAGTCAGGAGAGACACAGATGACACTGACCACAGAGGGTCCCTCTACCCCCCGTCTCTACATCGGCCGAACAC AGTACACGGTCACCATGCATGACCCCAAGTCCCCGGCCCTGCGCTGGAACACCACCTACCGCCGCTACTCAGCAGCCCCCATGGATGGCTTGCCTGGAAAAT ACATGAGCCACCTGGCATCTTGTGGGATGGGCCTGCTGCTAACCGTGGACCCAGGAAGTGGGGCAGTGCTGTGGACCCAGGACTTGGGCATGCCCGTGATGGGGATCTACACCTGGCACCAGGACAGCCTGCGTCAGCTGCCCCATCTCACGCTTGCTCGGGACACCTTGCATTTCCTCGCCCTCCGCTGGGGCCACATCCGACTGCCTGCCTCAGGCGCCCAGGACACGGCTACCTACTTCTCTGCCTTGGACACCCAGCTTCT GATGACACTGTATGTGGGGAAGGATGAAGCTGGCTTCTATGTTTCTAAAGCACTGGTTCACACAGGGGTGGCCCTAGTG CCTCGTGGACTGACCCTGGCCCCCACAGATGGCCCCACCACAGACGAAGTGACACTCCAAGTCTCAGGAGAGCGAGAGGGCTCACCTAGCACTGCTGTCAGATACCCCTCAGGCAGTGTGGCCCTCCCTAGCCAGTGGCTGCTCATTG GACACCATGAGCTGCCCCCAGTCCTGCATACCACCATGCTGAGGGTACATCCTACCACAAGGAGTGGCGGTGTTGAGAACAGACTCTCAGAGAGCACACAGGCTCCAGTCCTCTTCCCAGAG CTCCTGAGCCTGGGCCGTGAGAAGGCTTGGAACCCAGAGATACATCCTGAAGAGAAAACCCCAGACTTGTATTCAGGGCTGGGACCCCAAGACCTGTTGACAGCTAGCCTCACTGCTGTCCTCCTAGGAGGGTGGATTATCTTCCTAATGAGGCAG CAGCGGCTggtggagaagcagcagcagaccCTCCCACCACCTGCGGATCCTCCTCACATCGCACAGAGTGCTCAGCCCCAGCCATCAGGGGCCACCCCACAGGGCCAGAAGAGCCTTCAGAGCCCCTCAGAGCAAGCCCAGGCAGCTGAAGACCCAGAAG CTGAGCAGCTTATCGTGGTGGGCAAGATTTCCTTCAACCCCAAGGACGTGCTGGGCCGCGGGGCAGGCGGGACTTTCGTTTTCCG GGGCCAGCTGGAGGGGCGGGCCGTGGCTGTCAAGCGGCTGCTCCGTGAATGCTTCGGCCTGGTCCGGAGGGAGGTCCAGCTGCTGCAGGAGTCAGACAGACACCCCAATGTGCTCCGCTACTTTTGTACCGAGCGGGGACCCCAGTTCCACTACATCGCCCTGGAGCTCTGCCAGGCCTCCTTGCAGGAG TACGTGGAAAACCCTGAGCTGGAgcgctggagcctggagcccggggAGGCGCTGCAGCAGCTGATGTCTGGCCTGGCCCACCTGCATTCCCTACACATCG TGCACCGGGACCTGAAGCCGACCAATGTCCTCATCGCCGGGCCTGACGGCCCTCAGGGCCGAGGCCGAGTGGTGCTCTCAGACTTTGGCCTCTGCAAAAAGCTGCCTGCCGGCCGCTGCAGCTTCAGCCTCCGTTCAGGCATCCCTGGCACGGAAGGCTGGATGGCACCGGAGCTCTTACAGCTTCTACCACCAGACAGCCCA acAAGCGCGGTGGACATCTTCTCTGCAGGCTGCGTATTCTACTATGTGCTTTCTGGTGGCAGCCACCCGTTCGGAGAGAGTCTTTACCGCCAGGCAAACATCCTTGCAGGGGCTCCCCGTCTGGCTCACCTGGAGGAAGAGACCCACG ACAAGGTGGTGGCCCGGAACCTGGTTGAGGCCATGCTGAGTCCCCTGCCGCAGGCCCGCCCCTCTGCTCACCAGGTGCTCGCCCACCCCTTCTTTTGGAGCAGAGCCAAGGAGCTCCAGTTCTTCCAG GACGTCAGTGACTGGCTGGAGAAGGAGCCTGAGCAAGGGCCCCTGGTGATGGCGCTGGAGGCGGGAGGCCCCACGGTGGTCCGGTGCAACTGGCACACGCACATCTCCGTGCCGCTGCAGACAG ATCTGAGAAGGTTCCGGACGTACAAGGGGACGTCAGTGCGAGACCTGCTCCGTGCAATGAGGAACAAG aagCACCACTACAGGGAGCTTCCGGCTGAGGCACGGCAGGCGCTAGGCCGCATCCCTGACAGCTTCGTCCAGTACTTCACAGCCCGCTTCCCGCGGCTGCTGCTCCACACGTACGGGGCCATGAGGAGCTGTGCCTCCGAAAGCCTCTTCCTGCCTTACTACCCGCTGGCCTCGAGGCCCAGGGAGCTGGGCCCAGCGGCTGGTGGGAGCTGA